A region of the Vidua chalybeata isolate OUT-0048 chromosome 7, bVidCha1 merged haplotype, whole genome shotgun sequence genome:
CAGATTGTATTTCCAACACAAAGTAAAAGCTGACTTTGagacacattttcaaaaaacGGTTTATGGAGAAATAGGCTTATCGTATGTTTTACCTCATACAAGGGTAATCAAAATGTTTAGAGCAATAgtatattataataaataatactaGTTTGGaacacattttaataattaGATGAGGCACATTAACAGAGGATACCACTTCTCTCTCCTAGCTGTTGATTAGTGTGTCTGATCACCCTGTGTATATCATAACATGCACACTAGGtctaaaagaatttaaaaatcgACAAAATCTTAGCCTTTCGGCCCATATAAATTATGGCATCTTTTGAATTTCCTTATTTATTGCTTCTGTCATTAACACCCGTTTAGTTTTGTAAATTAAAACCTAGCAGTGACCTTCGCTTGTCCATCTGGAAGTTTTTGGGCGTGAGGAAGTAGAAGAGTCTTGGGCTGGTCCAGACAAACAGGGCAGAGCGGACATTTCCCGCCAGGTCTGTGCAGGTCCATACACACCTCTGGAGGGGCAACctctcctctggcagcagggcGAGCTGGCCAATCCATCATGCCGAAAGCGCTGCCCCGAGTCACCGCGATCTGCGCCTCCGCGGAGCTCTCGGACTCGCAGCTCCGCCTGGGACACAAGATCTTCCCTTTTTCAGCCGGGGCTCCATTTCCAGCCGGGCAGCGTGGACTCCTTGCACTGAAAATGAAACTGCGGCGGataaaacccacaaacccaAGCTCAACCTCAAACTTGCAGGACGGGGAGCGCGGTGGGACATGCCTGCGATTCTATGCCCCGCAACAGCTCGGAGAGGTTCTCCTTCCCTCGACAAAGTAATAACaatttctgctgcagccagtAACCCTCCACGCAATTCTCTCCGGGTCCCAGTGGGCCAGGCAAGTTTGGCAGAAGCCGGGTGCTGCCACGGGTCTGTATTCCGGCTTTCTTGTATTTCcgattgatttttttttttttttttttcactcgGCGTGTTTTGAAGTTTATGATACCAAATCAAAACTGACACTTTCTGGCACTGGCTGTTgctcagagaaaaacaaaatcacagaataccCCCCAAAGActtaagcattaaaaaaaaaatataaattttaccGTTCAACATATTTAAATTCGTTTATACTGGCCTagagggaaaaacagaaaatataattaatattaatattattattattttcaaaaagaagaaactatAATTCAATTCAATACTTGTCAACACTCCCTTACACTGAGAGAAAAACGCTGACTTTCATGGAAAACAATTCCCGACATTTCGCCACCGCtggaaggacaaaaaaaattaaatatattttcaaaagtcTTTTCAAAAGTCTTTAGCTGGTGGTtgagtttatatttttatcactGTCCGCAATTAATGTATCAGGATACATTGTCTTTCAGTTTGGAGACTATTTTCTTATCCTTCACCCTCCTGTTCTGAAACCAAATGGTAACTTGTCTCTCAGACAGGTTCGTGGCTGCGGATATCCTTCGCCTCTTGTCCTTGTTAATGAACTTGTTAATGGCGTATTCATTCTCGAGTTCTTTAAGCTGCAGTTTTGTATACGGCACTCGCTTCTTTCTCCCACGCCGGTAGACACACATATCGGGCTGGTTTAGTGCAACGTCCCCTATTGCAAAAGACATTAtgtgaaaaatcagaattttattaCAGGCTTTTAAAGCTTAACCGATACTTGTTGGGCACTGGTTTTCATGGGCAAATAAATAATGCCGGGTTGTTTacagtttattattatttacactGCCACATTATTTGCACTCTAGTAAAGCACCACCAAAACTTTGATGGACTGTCATCACTTTTCAGGCATGCATCGCTAACCGAGCATGCAGGGCGGTGGGGGCATTGGCTGGGGGGCTGAGAGTGGGTCGGTGCTGGCAGCGCACATACATAAATCGTTTTGGTGAGAGTTTCCCGGGTTTGTTTGCATGTGGTTTGTGCCTCTATGCCCTCACTGCTCGCGGTCTCTTAAGTGCTCTGGGGCCGCCGGATCAGTCGCCAGCCGGAGAGACAGAGGAGAGCAAGCCTTCGAACCACCGTCCTGCAAACTTCAAACGCGACTATAAACCCGGCCACCGAGGGAAGCAGCGGGAGAAGGGCCCGAGGCCGCCCCGGTGCTCGCGGGCCGGGGGTCGGGTGCCCTGGCGCTGCTGGCGGGGAGGTTCTGGGGTCAGTCCCGCGGGTATGGAAAGCAGAGGGTGAGGATTTTCTCGGGGGTAGACGGCCGAGGGGGGAGTGAGAAAAAGATAATATCCACCGCCCCCACCCTGCTGTATGCGTGTCTGTGCAGCGTGTCCAGCTCGGCAGGCCGCCCCTGCAGCCcgggggcgggggaggggacGGGAAGGCGGAGGAGGCGCGGGGGTGTTCTGCTCAGACCATTTCTCCCCCTCTCGTACCTGGAAAGGACGATTTCCAGAAGTGTGAGCTCTGTGTCTGATCTTTGGCACAGTAAACCTGACTATTCCAGCCATTAGCCAGAGTCCAAGACTGATAGCCCTCCATTGATATGTATGTTTCGTGTCTCGGTTCCCCAGAGCCAAACGTTGAGACCATGTCTATGTACCCAGGAACATGCTGGTAAGGGGTTGTATAGCCCTGGTAGAAGGACACTTCCTTTGCCCTGGAGGAGACTTCATTGGCGGGGACACTCGTGCTGGTCAAGCTGGAGACGTCCATGTACTTTTCCACGGGAAAGCCGCCAATGGAGGCATGGGGGGGAGACTTCAGGGCGTTTTGCTGTATCCCAACCCCGTGGGACATCCTGCAGCTATAGTATCCATTGCCAAAGTGATACCCATAGCCcagcgcgggggcggcggccggCGTGGTAGAGCCCGGGCAGTCCTTGGTCGGGGGGTCAGGCCTCGCCGCCGCCCCCGAGCGCTCCCCTCCGCCGGCGTAGGCAAAAcccgaggcggcggcggcggcggcggcagcggcggccgctCGGCCCGTGTGCGCCGCCCCGAAAACGGGCGAGGAGAGAAAATTACGGCACTGCCCGggggctccgccgccgccgccgccgccgccgccgctgctgtCGCCGCGCAGTCCGTCCATCTCCCAGCTCGCTGCTTTGCTCATGGCCTTGCACAtcgcgggcggcggcggcggctcggTCCCCGGCCGGGCATGATGCGGATGGTTATTTGCCTCCAACAGGTTGGATCCTGGCGGTACGTTTATAAAAACGAAGTCCAGGTTGGGAGGGGGGaccggggcgggggcggccggccCCAGATTAGTTTGCCTCAGCCCGGGGGGCTGCTCATAGGCTGCCGTCGGAACATGTGACCCTCCCGCTGCCCGCACTGCCCCTTTCGCCTCGCAGTCCCCCGGTCGGCACCGACGGCGCCCCCACCCTCTACTCccacccccgccccgccgccgcgctcccgccccgccACGGCCCCTGCGCTGGAGCGGGGGGAGATTGGGCGGGCGAGCAGCGGTGATGCCCCTCCGGACCAACCTAGGCCCCCGTTGCTTCATCTCCCCCTTTCTCCTGCCCGCGGCTTCAAAAAGGCCAGCCGAGTACCACTGGACCTTTTGAGGCCGCCGGCAGGGGCCCTTTTTACAGCCACGGACAAGGGTCTCACCGGATCCACAGCGAGACCTTCTCCAGTTCATTGCTACCTCTG
Encoded here:
- the HOXD13 gene encoding homeobox protein Hox-D13, producing MCKAMSKAASWEMDGLRGDSSGGGGGGGGGAPGQCRNFLSSPVFGAAHTGRAAAAAAAAAAASGFAYAGGGERSGAAARPDPPTKDCPGSTTPAAAPALGYGYHFGNGYYSCRMSHGVGIQQNALKSPPHASIGGFPVEKYMDVSSLTSTSVPANEVSSRAKEVSFYQGYTTPYQHVPGYIDMVSTFGSGEPRHETYISMEGYQSWTLANGWNSQVYCAKDQTQSSHFWKSSFPGDVALNQPDMCVYRRGRKKRVPYTKLQLKELENEYAINKFINKDKRRRISAATNLSERQVTIWFQNRRVKDKKIVSKLKDNVS